The Corvus hawaiiensis isolate bCorHaw1 chromosome 7, bCorHaw1.pri.cur, whole genome shotgun sequence genome contains a region encoding:
- the RPL37A gene encoding 60S ribosomal protein L37a isoform X2, with amino-acid sequence MAKRTKKVGIVGKYGTRYGASLRKMVKKIEISQHAKYTCSFCGKTKMKRKAVGIWHCGSCMKTVAGGAWTYNTTSAVTVKSAIRRLKELKDQ; translated from the exons ATG GCCAAGCGCACCAAGAAGGTCGGGATCGTGGGTAAATATGGGACCCGTTACGGTGCGTCCCTTAGGAAAATGGTGAAGAAGATTGAAATCAGCCAGCATGCCAAGTATACCTGCTCTTTCTGTGGCAAG ACCAAAATGAAGAGGAAGGCTGTGGGTATCTGGCACTGTGGGTCATGCATGAAGACAGTTGCTGGTGGTGCCTGGACTTACAA TACCACCTCTGCAGTGACAGTCAAATCTGCTATCAGAAGACTGAAGGAATTGAAAGACCAGTAG
- the RPL37A gene encoding 60S ribosomal protein L37a isoform X1 → MLSTQAKRTKKVGIVGKYGTRYGASLRKMVKKIEISQHAKYTCSFCGKTKMKRKAVGIWHCGSCMKTVAGGAWTYNTTSAVTVKSAIRRLKELKDQ, encoded by the exons ATGCTCAGCACTCAG GCCAAGCGCACCAAGAAGGTCGGGATCGTGGGTAAATATGGGACCCGTTACGGTGCGTCCCTTAGGAAAATGGTGAAGAAGATTGAAATCAGCCAGCATGCCAAGTATACCTGCTCTTTCTGTGGCAAG ACCAAAATGAAGAGGAAGGCTGTGGGTATCTGGCACTGTGGGTCATGCATGAAGACAGTTGCTGGTGGTGCCTGGACTTACAA TACCACCTCTGCAGTGACAGTCAAATCTGCTATCAGAAGACTGAAGGAATTGAAAGACCAGTAG